In one window of Tumebacillus algifaecis DNA:
- a CDS encoding phosphopantetheine-binding protein — protein MTAIWQEVLGVDQIGVHDNFFDLGGHSLLMVQVHERLQAQMQREFSVVEMFKYPTVFAVVKFLQQDVVAKHSIDEIRDQASKQREALNKRKQLLKDRRK, from the coding sequence GTGACAGCGATTTGGCAGGAAGTGCTCGGCGTCGATCAGATCGGCGTACATGACAATTTCTTTGATCTCGGCGGCCATTCGCTGTTGATGGTACAAGTCCACGAGCGTCTCCAAGCGCAGATGCAGCGTGAGTTTTCCGTTGTGGAAATGTTCAAATATCCAACCGTCTTTGCCGTGGTCAAATTTTTACAACAAGACGTGGTGGCCAAGCATTCGATCGATGAAATTCGCGATCAAGCCAGCAAACAAAGAGAAGCGCTCAACAAGCGCAAGCAGTTGCTAAAAGATAGGAGGAAGTAA
- a CDS encoding type I polyketide synthase codes for MSEIQDLQGIAIIGMSGRFPGAANTKEFWENLKNGVESIRPLADEEVEDSNIDREDPSYVQAAAPLEGAEDFDAPFFDMVKREAETTDPQHRIFLECAYEALEDSGYDGRSYDGRIAVFGGVGRNSYLQNLLSNPDIVNAVGSYQAGIGNDHDFLATRVAYKLNLQGPAMTVQTACSTSLVAVHMACQSLLTYESDMALAGGASVKFPQKAGYLWQEGGIFSPDGHCRAFDENSAGMVVGNGGGVVLLKRLEDAVADGDTIYAVIRASAINNDGSNKVGYTAPSVDRQESVIAQAIAIADIDPASISYVEAHGTGTALGDPIEVAALTQAFRMSTDETGYCALGSVKTNVGHLDAAAGVTGLIKTVLSLHHKQIPPSLHFENPNPKIDFANSPFFVNTELRDWTASADAPRRAGVSSFGIGGTNAHVILEEAPAVGSSAVASDLNLLVLSAKTESALAKSTDNLAAHLEQEQDLNLSDVAYTLQTGRAAYNHRRIVVAKDLAEAAQALRELDPKKVQSSGLKSNHTPSVAFLFSGQGSQYANMGRELYESEAIFKEEIDRCALLLKPHLGLDLRDLFFPAKGNEVDAQELLNQTQFTQPALFVFEYALAQLWLARGVQPEAMIGHSIGEYTAAVLAGVMNVDEALPLVAARGRLMQAMEPGSMLAIPLPEADVAALLPSELSIAGVNGPQATVVAGPTAAIEHLEAELQKQDLHFKRLDTSHAFHSAMMEPMLDHYAAEVQKVQLNAPNLPYLSNVSGTWITAEEATDPAYYVRHLRQAVRFGDNVAELVKQPGRILLEVGPGRSLGTVVKQSLQGTETEAVVLSSTRHRDEGQSDRAFFLMAFGQLWLNGVDVDFASLYGGDSRHRLHLPTYPFEKQRYFVEANKNAYQAPRPVGRQANLADWFHIPAWKQTAPLQAKAEEPSVYLLLQDEVGVGTTLADRLKKQGHEVIEVRIGAEFAEVDAGVYTLNSADRGAYSQLLKALIEQEKIPKRIVHLWSLTDEAQSYEQAQERGFYALINLVQALGEQNRSESFTLTAITNSLQEVTSEAILAPARATLFGALKVIPQEFANVTTRAIDIELGKLGKLTERLLAEIAQAPAEETVVAYRGAHRFVQAFERAKLPELATTATDLRPNGVYLITGATGEIGLHVAEHLAHAQGAKLILLGHADFPASADWNAYLAAQTDADDATAQQIGRLLQLGKTTELLYHSLDITDADALRAVLREAVERYGAVHGLFHTEELMGSGLIQLKTQEAMETVFAPKVKGTLALAEATADLELDFFALFSRMLSVTGGFGQVDNTAANAFLDSFARAHSAASGTHTLSIDWGMWQFDNLLQGQPILPEMVAQLQQMQKQFGISATEGMDGFGRILASGLTHVIVSTQDLQTVIDETNGMNATSYFDGLKGNRSVDANRPYIAPRNDVEEQVALIWQDLFGVDQVSIHDNFFDLGGNSLLGVQLVTRIRNAFEIDLPMSALFESASVAELSQYIADHQLKPEELDELEALLAEIEGLSEDDIEAELAEEGIE; via the coding sequence ATGAGTGAGATCCAGGACTTGCAAGGGATTGCCATCATCGGGATGTCCGGTCGGTTCCCGGGCGCTGCGAACACCAAGGAATTTTGGGAGAACTTGAAAAATGGGGTGGAATCGATCCGCCCCCTTGCTGATGAGGAAGTGGAAGACTCCAACATCGACCGTGAAGACCCGAGCTACGTACAGGCAGCCGCGCCGCTCGAAGGGGCGGAGGATTTTGACGCGCCCTTCTTTGACATGGTGAAACGGGAAGCGGAAACGACCGATCCCCAGCATCGCATCTTCTTGGAGTGTGCCTATGAAGCGCTCGAAGACAGCGGCTACGATGGCCGTTCGTACGATGGGCGGATCGCCGTGTTTGGCGGAGTAGGTCGCAACAGCTATTTGCAAAACCTGCTCTCCAACCCGGACATCGTCAATGCGGTCGGCTCGTACCAAGCGGGCATCGGCAACGATCACGACTTTTTGGCCACCCGCGTCGCTTACAAGTTGAACTTGCAAGGTCCGGCGATGACGGTGCAGACCGCCTGCTCGACATCGCTGGTCGCGGTGCACATGGCCTGCCAAAGCTTGCTCACCTATGAATCGGACATGGCGCTCGCTGGCGGCGCGTCTGTAAAATTTCCGCAAAAAGCGGGGTACCTGTGGCAAGAAGGAGGGATTTTCTCTCCGGACGGTCATTGTCGTGCCTTTGACGAAAATTCAGCGGGGATGGTCGTCGGGAACGGTGGCGGCGTCGTGTTGCTCAAGCGCCTTGAAGACGCAGTCGCAGATGGCGACACGATCTATGCGGTGATTCGCGCTTCAGCGATCAACAACGACGGCTCGAACAAAGTCGGCTACACCGCACCGAGCGTAGACCGTCAGGAAAGCGTGATCGCGCAGGCCATCGCCATCGCGGACATCGATCCGGCTTCGATCAGCTATGTCGAAGCGCACGGCACCGGAACGGCGCTCGGTGACCCGATTGAAGTGGCAGCTCTGACGCAGGCGTTTAGGATGAGCACAGACGAGACGGGCTATTGCGCACTCGGTTCGGTCAAGACGAACGTCGGTCACCTCGACGCAGCGGCTGGTGTGACCGGCCTGATCAAAACGGTGCTCTCCTTGCACCACAAGCAGATTCCGCCGAGCCTGCATTTTGAAAATCCGAATCCGAAAATCGACTTTGCCAACTCTCCGTTTTTCGTTAACACCGAACTTCGCGATTGGACCGCTTCAGCAGACGCCCCGCGCCGAGCGGGAGTCTCTTCGTTTGGCATCGGCGGCACCAACGCGCATGTCATTTTAGAAGAAGCTCCAGCAGTGGGAAGCTCAGCTGTGGCGAGCGATCTCAATCTGCTCGTGCTCTCGGCGAAAACGGAATCGGCGCTCGCGAAATCGACAGACAATCTGGCTGCGCATCTGGAGCAGGAGCAAGACCTGAATCTGTCCGATGTGGCCTACACGTTGCAGACAGGTCGTGCAGCGTACAACCATCGCCGCATCGTCGTGGCCAAAGATCTGGCCGAGGCGGCACAGGCTTTGCGCGAACTCGATCCGAAAAAAGTGCAGTCGAGCGGACTGAAATCCAACCATACCCCGTCTGTCGCCTTCCTGTTCTCAGGTCAAGGTTCTCAGTATGCCAACATGGGTCGCGAGTTGTATGAATCGGAAGCAATTTTTAAAGAAGAGATCGACCGCTGTGCCTTGCTGTTGAAACCGCATCTCGGTCTTGACCTCCGCGACCTATTTTTCCCGGCGAAAGGCAATGAAGTGGATGCGCAGGAGCTGTTGAATCAAACGCAATTCACCCAGCCGGCACTGTTCGTCTTCGAGTATGCCTTGGCACAGCTTTGGCTGGCGCGCGGCGTGCAACCGGAGGCGATGATCGGTCACTCGATCGGTGAATATACGGCAGCTGTGCTCGCAGGCGTCATGAACGTAGACGAAGCGTTGCCGCTCGTCGCGGCGCGTGGTCGCCTGATGCAGGCGATGGAGCCAGGCTCGATGCTGGCGATTCCACTGCCTGAAGCTGATGTGGCAGCGCTGCTCCCGTCCGAACTTTCGATCGCAGGCGTGAACGGTCCGCAAGCGACCGTTGTCGCAGGCCCGACGGCGGCGATTGAGCACTTGGAAGCGGAGTTGCAAAAGCAAGACCTGCACTTCAAGCGACTTGATACCTCTCATGCTTTCCATTCCGCGATGATGGAGCCGATGCTCGATCACTATGCGGCCGAAGTGCAAAAGGTGCAATTGAACGCGCCGAATCTGCCCTATCTCTCCAACGTGTCTGGCACATGGATCACAGCGGAAGAGGCCACCGACCCGGCGTACTATGTCCGCCATCTGCGTCAAGCTGTGCGTTTTGGCGACAACGTGGCCGAACTGGTCAAACAGCCGGGCCGCATTTTGCTGGAGGTGGGCCCGGGCCGATCGCTTGGCACTGTGGTCAAGCAATCTCTGCAAGGCACGGAGACGGAAGCGGTCGTGTTGTCCTCGACTCGTCATCGCGACGAAGGGCAGTCTGATCGTGCGTTCTTCCTGATGGCGTTCGGGCAGCTCTGGCTGAACGGTGTGGATGTCGATTTTGCATCCCTCTATGGTGGAGACTCCCGCCATCGCTTGCACCTGCCGACCTATCCGTTTGAGAAACAGCGCTATTTTGTGGAAGCAAACAAGAATGCCTATCAAGCGCCGCGCCCGGTCGGACGGCAGGCGAACCTCGCCGACTGGTTCCACATCCCGGCCTGGAAGCAGACCGCACCGCTGCAAGCAAAAGCGGAGGAGCCGTCCGTCTATCTGTTGCTACAAGATGAAGTGGGTGTGGGCACAACGCTTGCAGACCGCCTGAAAAAGCAGGGTCATGAGGTGATCGAGGTTCGCATCGGTGCAGAATTTGCCGAAGTGGACGCAGGGGTCTATACGCTCAATTCAGCTGATCGCGGCGCGTACAGCCAATTGCTCAAAGCGCTGATCGAACAGGAGAAAATTCCGAAGCGCATCGTCCACCTGTGGTCGTTGACCGACGAGGCCCAAAGCTATGAACAGGCCCAAGAACGTGGCTTCTACGCGCTGATCAACTTGGTGCAGGCGCTTGGCGAACAGAACCGCAGTGAGTCGTTTACGCTCACTGCGATCACCAACTCGTTGCAGGAAGTGACCAGCGAAGCGATCCTTGCTCCGGCGCGTGCGACCCTGTTCGGTGCACTCAAAGTCATTCCGCAGGAGTTTGCCAACGTGACCACGCGCGCGATCGATATCGAGCTTGGCAAGTTGGGCAAGCTGACCGAACGCCTGCTGGCTGAGATCGCACAAGCTCCGGCAGAGGAGACAGTGGTCGCCTACCGTGGTGCGCACCGCTTTGTGCAAGCGTTTGAGCGCGCCAAACTCCCCGAGCTGGCAACGACAGCAACCGACCTTCGTCCAAATGGCGTCTACCTGATCACTGGGGCAACGGGTGAAATCGGCTTGCACGTGGCCGAACATCTGGCCCATGCACAGGGTGCGAAACTGATCTTGCTCGGCCATGCCGATTTCCCAGCGAGCGCAGACTGGAACGCATATCTTGCTGCGCAGACAGACGCAGACGATGCGACCGCCCAGCAGATCGGCAGACTGCTGCAACTCGGGAAAACCACCGAACTGCTCTACCACAGCCTCGACATCACCGATGCTGATGCTTTGCGAGCGGTGCTACGCGAAGCAGTTGAGCGCTACGGGGCAGTACATGGTCTGTTCCACACTGAAGAGTTGATGGGTTCGGGACTGATTCAACTGAAAACGCAAGAAGCGATGGAAACGGTCTTCGCTCCCAAAGTAAAAGGTACACTTGCGCTCGCCGAAGCGACGGCCGATTTGGAACTCGACTTTTTCGCGCTCTTCTCGCGGATGCTGTCGGTCACTGGCGGTTTCGGCCAAGTGGACAACACGGCAGCCAACGCGTTTCTCGACAGTTTCGCCCGCGCGCACAGCGCGGCGAGCGGCACGCACACGCTGTCGATCGACTGGGGCATGTGGCAATTTGACAACTTGCTCCAAGGCCAGCCGATCCTGCCGGAGATGGTCGCACAATTGCAACAGATGCAAAAGCAGTTCGGCATCTCGGCAACTGAAGGCATGGATGGATTCGGACGTATTTTGGCGAGCGGCCTGACGCATGTCATCGTCTCCACTCAAGACCTGCAAACGGTGATCGATGAAACGAATGGCATGAACGCAACTTCGTACTTCGACGGCTTGAAAGGCAACCGCAGCGTGGATGCCAACCGTCCGTATATCGCACCGCGCAATGACGTGGAGGAGCAAGTCGCGCTGATCTGGCAAGACCTGTTCGGCGTCGATCAAGTCTCGATCCACGACAACTTCTTCGACCTCGGCGGCAACTCGCTGCTCGGCGTGCAGTTGGTGACGCGCATCCGCAACGCTTTCGAAATCGACCTGCCGATGAGCGCCCTGTTCGAATCGGCGAGCGTGGCCGAACTGTCCCAGTACATCGCCGACCACCAGCTCAAACCGGAAGAACTGGACGAACTCGAAGCGTTGCTCGCCGAGATCGAGGGCCTGAGCGAAGATGATATTGAGGCAGAACTGGCCGAGGAGGGCATCGAATGA
- a CDS encoding MupA/Atu3671 family FMN-dependent luciferase-like monooxygenase — MSSLNNRLKNLTPEQRAVLEKRMKAKGMNTAVVSSTQESSALPPNMLAAMGGGQAAASKKQRPRLTDKGMEFSIFFFSGDGSTEDGDKYRMLIDSVKYADQHGFKAVWTPERHFEDFGGLYPNPSVLSAALAMITENIQIRAGSVALPLHHPIRFVEEWAVVDNLSGGRTAVSFASGWHPSDFLIAPTPTRDYYNQRKEVMIDNIKTIKKLWSGETVQMIGIDGQEQAVKVLPRPLQDELEIWVATNGSEDTYIKAAETGSHILTGLTNQTLDEFEEKIKLYRETLAQHGFDPEQGKITVMLHTCVGETNEEIKNKVRDPLKDYLKTFIKQQKNVMGNYDDFSEADQDAIVTYAFDKYFAESSLFGTVDKCSGLIEDLIDIGVNEVACLVDFGISTADVMSSMNYLGKLKDKYTL; from the coding sequence ATGAGTTCGCTGAACAACCGTTTGAAAAATCTTACGCCCGAGCAGCGCGCCGTATTGGAGAAGCGGATGAAGGCGAAAGGAATGAACACCGCGGTGGTCAGTTCGACTCAAGAGTCGTCAGCCCTTCCGCCAAACATGCTAGCAGCGATGGGAGGCGGTCAAGCTGCCGCTTCCAAAAAACAAAGGCCACGCCTGACCGATAAGGGAATGGAGTTTTCCATCTTCTTCTTTTCCGGGGACGGTTCGACCGAAGATGGCGACAAATACCGCATGTTGATCGATTCGGTCAAATATGCAGACCAACACGGTTTCAAAGCGGTGTGGACGCCAGAGCGCCATTTTGAAGATTTCGGCGGGTTGTATCCCAACCCGTCGGTCCTCTCCGCCGCTTTGGCGATGATCACCGAAAACATCCAGATTCGCGCCGGTTCGGTCGCGCTTCCGCTACACCATCCGATCCGTTTTGTCGAAGAGTGGGCGGTGGTAGACAACCTGTCTGGCGGTCGCACCGCCGTGTCCTTTGCCTCGGGCTGGCACCCGTCCGACTTCCTGATCGCACCGACGCCGACGCGCGACTATTACAACCAGCGCAAAGAGGTGATGATCGACAACATCAAGACGATCAAAAAGCTCTGGTCTGGTGAAACGGTGCAGATGATCGGCATCGATGGACAGGAGCAGGCGGTCAAAGTCCTGCCCCGCCCGCTGCAAGACGAATTGGAAATCTGGGTCGCCACCAATGGCTCGGAGGACACCTACATCAAAGCGGCTGAAACGGGCTCGCACATCTTGACCGGACTGACCAACCAAACGCTCGACGAGTTTGAAGAAAAGATCAAGCTCTATCGCGAGACATTGGCGCAGCACGGGTTCGACCCGGAACAAGGCAAGATCACCGTCATGTTGCACACCTGTGTCGGGGAAACGAATGAAGAGATCAAAAACAAAGTGCGCGACCCGCTGAAAGACTATCTCAAAACGTTCATCAAACAGCAAAAAAATGTGATGGGCAACTACGACGATTTTTCCGAAGCGGATCAAGATGCGATCGTTACGTACGCCTTCGATAAATATTTTGCCGAAAGTTCTCTGTTTGGCACCGTGGACAAATGCTCGGGGCTGATCGAAGATCTGATCGACATCGGTGTCAATGAAGTGGCCTGTCTCGTCGATTTTGGCATTTCCACAGCCGATGTGATGAGTTCGATGAACTACCTCGGCAAGTTGAAAGACAAATACACGCTGTAG
- a CDS encoding non-ribosomal peptide synthetase — protein MKNNLSDRLAALTPEQRAIFEKRAKAKNLAAEKLMLKQDRIPKRGHKNPSPLAIDQERLWFFHMMNPDEPTYNVYGAINMKGTLNVEVFEHSFNEIVRRHEAWRTTFEMLEGQPMQLVHDELIVPMELLDLTDLPHDEREEAAKQAMSEVIQIPFDLEVPPLVRTNLIRKHEDEWLFVLTVHHIVTDRVTFSIFFHEMMAHYKAFLNGQPSVLPEPQISYADFSEWQRKYLTGDVKDNLVNYWKKTLDGSDFVLNIPTDFPRPAIQDFKGARVFLDIPMETANRLKEIGKKEGASAFMTLLAVYYALLYRYTGQEDLLVGTPFANRNRGEMEGVIGYFLTSVVLRAQVEPNMTFKELLRRVKDVSLEAYANNDIPFGLLLDELKPPRDGSRNPIFQACFVYVDVMEDKLELPHLELKYELTDAETAKYDLTIGLMEVEDGITGFFEYAPAMFRKETIEQITSHWMNMIDAVIENPELKVSEMPLFSADEAQKVLRDWNNTDRPRPERSIMHELFEAQALKTPDNKAVILGDEYLTYRELNERANRLANFLQARGVGHESLVGIYMGRTLEMMVAMIGILKAGGAQVMLEPSYPQDRLAKMLEDAKLTVVLTQETLLGRLPENGAPEFALDRDWAIVGEESATKPESPAEETSLAYVMYTSGSTGRPKGVMIEHRSVVNTMLHLVERFELTGEDRMFFKSLVGFDGTVLEYFSPLLAGAAVVLCEEGGHHDTHYLIREMIKQGATITQVIPSVMNLLVDTPGIENVTTLKYLLLGGEAVSTSLRDRIHQRMPHTNLVNIYGPSETSVFSTDYIFERTDKRTSVPIGYPIANIKTYVLDKHLNPVPVGSYGELHIGGVGVTRGYLNRPELNEERFVQNPFVKDGGRLYKTGDIVRWLPDGTLEYQGRIDNQVKISGVRIETGEVETALLKHPSIQQSAVVVREDVPGLKRLVAYLIGDVTSSSELREFLKTRLPDAMIPTAYLFVDHFPLSPNGKLDRKALPQPQVDEAVYERDYVAPQNDLEDLLAGIWREILGLPKVGTKSNFFELGGQSLHAMQMIGRVRELFQIEVPVTKLFSVTTIGGLAELLCEYEQKPGQAEAIARLRKRLANMSDDEKRAMLEAKKTGRG, from the coding sequence ATGAAAAACAATCTGTCAGACCGTTTGGCGGCGCTCACCCCAGAGCAGCGTGCCATCTTTGAAAAGCGGGCCAAGGCCAAAAACTTGGCAGCCGAAAAATTGATGCTCAAGCAAGATCGGATTCCCAAGCGCGGCCACAAGAACCCGAGCCCGCTGGCGATCGACCAAGAGCGGCTCTGGTTCTTCCACATGATGAACCCGGACGAGCCGACCTACAACGTGTATGGTGCGATCAATATGAAAGGGACGCTGAACGTCGAAGTGTTCGAGCATAGCTTCAACGAGATCGTCCGCCGCCACGAAGCATGGCGCACCACGTTTGAAATGCTGGAAGGCCAGCCGATGCAATTGGTGCACGATGAGCTGATCGTGCCGATGGAATTGCTCGACCTGACCGACCTGCCGCACGACGAGCGAGAGGAAGCTGCCAAGCAGGCGATGTCCGAAGTGATCCAGATTCCGTTCGATCTGGAAGTGCCGCCGCTTGTGCGCACCAACCTGATTCGCAAGCATGAGGATGAGTGGCTGTTCGTGCTCACCGTCCACCATATCGTCACCGACCGCGTGACGTTCTCGATCTTCTTCCATGAGATGATGGCGCACTACAAAGCATTCCTGAACGGCCAGCCGTCGGTGCTCCCCGAGCCGCAGATCTCCTATGCGGACTTCTCGGAGTGGCAGCGCAAATACCTGACCGGAGATGTGAAAGACAACCTGGTCAACTACTGGAAAAAGACGCTCGACGGCAGCGACTTCGTCCTGAACATCCCGACCGATTTCCCGCGTCCGGCCATTCAGGACTTTAAAGGGGCGCGCGTGTTCCTCGACATTCCGATGGAGACGGCGAACCGTTTGAAAGAGATCGGCAAAAAAGAAGGTGCCTCCGCCTTCATGACGCTGCTCGCCGTTTATTATGCGCTGTTGTACCGTTACACAGGGCAGGAAGACCTGCTGGTCGGCACACCGTTTGCCAACCGCAATCGCGGTGAGATGGAAGGGGTGATCGGCTACTTCCTGACCTCCGTCGTGCTCCGTGCGCAAGTCGAGCCGAACATGACGTTCAAAGAGCTGCTCCGCCGCGTCAAAGATGTGTCGCTGGAAGCGTACGCGAACAACGACATCCCGTTCGGCCTCCTGCTCGATGAGCTGAAACCGCCGCGCGATGGCTCGCGCAACCCGATCTTCCAAGCGTGCTTCGTCTACGTCGATGTGATGGAGGACAAATTGGAACTTCCCCATCTGGAGTTGAAATATGAGCTGACCGATGCGGAGACGGCCAAGTATGACTTGACGATCGGCTTGATGGAAGTGGAAGACGGCATCACCGGCTTCTTCGAGTATGCTCCGGCGATGTTCCGCAAAGAGACGATCGAGCAGATCACGAGCCACTGGATGAACATGATCGACGCTGTGATTGAAAATCCGGAGCTGAAAGTCTCGGAAATGCCGCTCTTTTCGGCAGACGAGGCGCAGAAGGTATTGCGGGACTGGAACAACACCGACCGTCCGCGTCCGGAGCGTTCGATCATGCACGAACTGTTCGAAGCACAGGCGCTGAAAACGCCCGATAACAAAGCGGTGATTCTGGGCGATGAATACCTGACCTACCGCGAGCTGAACGAGCGCGCCAACCGCCTCGCCAACTTCTTGCAAGCGCGCGGCGTCGGGCATGAGTCGCTGGTCGGCATCTACATGGGCCGCACCTTAGAGATGATGGTCGCGATGATCGGAATTTTGAAAGCGGGCGGCGCACAGGTCATGCTGGAGCCGAGCTATCCGCAAGATCGCTTGGCCAAGATGCTGGAAGACGCGAAACTGACGGTGGTGCTGACCCAAGAGACGCTGCTCGGCCGCCTGCCGGAAAACGGCGCACCAGAATTTGCGCTCGACCGCGACTGGGCGATTGTCGGCGAGGAAAGCGCGACGAAACCGGAGAGCCCGGCGGAAGAGACCTCTTTGGCCTACGTCATGTACACGTCCGGTTCCACGGGGCGCCCGAAAGGCGTGATGATCGAACACCGCTCGGTCGTCAACACGATGTTGCATCTGGTCGAGCGTTTCGAGCTGACGGGCGAAGACCGCATGTTCTTCAAGTCGCTCGTCGGCTTTGACGGAACGGTACTGGAATATTTCTCGCCGTTGCTCGCGGGTGCTGCTGTCGTCCTCTGCGAAGAAGGCGGTCACCATGATACGCACTATTTGATCCGTGAGATGATCAAGCAAGGGGCGACGATCACACAGGTGATTCCGTCGGTGATGAATCTGCTCGTCGATACGCCGGGCATCGAAAATGTGACGACGCTCAAATACCTGCTCTTGGGCGGGGAAGCAGTCTCCACGTCTTTGCGCGACCGCATTCATCAGCGGATGCCGCACACCAATCTGGTCAACATCTACGGCCCGTCAGAAACGTCCGTCTTCTCTACCGACTATATTTTTGAACGCACAGACAAACGGACCTCGGTGCCGATCGGCTACCCGATCGCCAACATCAAGACGTACGTGCTGGATAAGCATCTCAATCCGGTGCCGGTCGGTTCCTATGGCGAACTGCATATCGGTGGCGTCGGCGTCACGCGCGGCTATTTGAACCGTCCAGAATTGAATGAAGAGCGTTTTGTGCAAAATCCATTCGTCAAGGACGGTGGACGCCTGTACAAGACGGGTGACATCGTGCGCTGGCTGCCGGATGGCACGCTGGAGTACCAAGGCCGCATCGACAACCAAGTCAAGATCAGCGGCGTGCGCATCGAGACGGGCGAGGTGGAAACGGCGTTGCTCAAGCATCCGTCGATTCAACAGAGCGCCGTTGTCGTTCGCGAAGATGTGCCAGGACTGAAGCGCCTTGTCGCCTATCTGATCGGTGATGTCACCTCGTCATCCGAACTGCGTGAGTTTTTGAAAACACGCCTGCCCGATGCGATGATCCCGACTGCGTACCTGTTTGTCGATCACTTCCCGCTCTCGCCAAACGGCAAGCTCGACCGCAAAGCCCTGCCGCAACCGCAGGTGGACGAGGCGGTCTACGAACGCGACTATGTCGCACCGCAAAATGATCTGGAAGATCTGCTTGCCGGCATTTGGCGCGAAATTCTCGGCTTGCCGAAAGTTGGTACAAAAAGCAACTTCTTTGAACTGGGCGGACAGTCGCTCCATGCGATGCAGATGATCGGACGCGTCCGTGAACTGTTCCAGATCGAGGTGCCAGTCACCAAACTGTTCTCCGTCACGACGATTGGCGGACTTGCCGAATTGCTCTGCGAGTATGAGCAAAAACCAGGTCAGGCTGAAGCGATCGCCCGTCTGCGCAAGCGGTTGGCGAACATGTCGGACGATGAAAAGCGAGCGATGCTCGAAGCGAAGAAAACGGGTAGGGGGTAA